A single Corynebacterium resistens DSM 45100 DNA region contains:
- the metK gene encoding methionine adenosyltransferase, producing the protein MSVVRSAESVCIGHPDKLCDLIADHILDDILTLDPTARVAVEVMATGRRIIVTGEITTTIRPQLRACAREALRRAGYNPNRFLIYVWVRRQSADIGAGVTTSLEARAGDESAYASLGAGDQGTVYGYATNETPQRLPLPLVFAHEICRRLDTARTDGTIRGIGPDGKSQVSVVYDELGTPVGIDTVIVSIQHDAHKDPEALEREVRTLIVAPAIEAHLPGATPEQVLVNPSGRFVTGGPTADTGLTGRKLMVDTYGGLGPHGGGAISGKDPSKVDRTGAYMARLIAKTVVDARLAEECHVAISYAIGKADPVAFHIDTFGTGQHPDWLLTDAAQAIFPLRPAAMIERLGLRAPIYAKLSTYGHMGHGLSEWEWTLPFTDKLTTEVKCRAHQAATHQ; encoded by the coding sequence GTGTCTGTAGTGCGAAGTGCTGAATCTGTGTGTATTGGCCACCCCGACAAGCTGTGCGATCTGATCGCAGACCACATCCTCGATGACATCCTCACCCTCGACCCGACGGCACGCGTGGCCGTTGAGGTCATGGCCACCGGCAGGCGCATCATCGTCACCGGCGAGATCACCACCACCATCCGGCCGCAGCTGCGCGCCTGCGCGCGGGAGGCGCTGCGACGGGCCGGGTACAACCCGAACCGGTTCCTCATCTACGTGTGGGTGCGCCGCCAATCCGCCGACATCGGCGCAGGTGTCACCACCTCGCTCGAGGCGCGTGCGGGTGATGAGTCGGCGTATGCGAGCCTGGGGGCTGGCGATCAGGGCACCGTCTACGGGTACGCCACGAACGAGACGCCCCAGCGTCTGCCGCTGCCGCTCGTGTTCGCCCACGAGATCTGCCGCCGCCTCGATACAGCCCGCACCGACGGCACCATCCGTGGGATCGGCCCCGACGGCAAATCCCAGGTCAGTGTGGTCTACGACGAGCTGGGCACCCCGGTCGGCATCGACACCGTGATCGTCTCCATCCAACACGATGCGCACAAAGACCCCGAGGCGCTTGAACGCGAGGTGCGCACACTGATCGTTGCTCCCGCCATCGAGGCGCACCTGCCCGGTGCCACGCCCGAGCAGGTGCTGGTCAACCCGTCGGGACGGTTCGTCACCGGTGGGCCCACCGCTGATACCGGGCTGACCGGGCGCAAGCTCATGGTCGACACCTACGGTGGGCTCGGCCCGCATGGCGGTGGCGCCATCTCGGGTAAGGACCCCTCCAAGGTCGACCGGACGGGCGCATACATGGCGCGGCTCATCGCGAAAACCGTGGTGGATGCGCGCCTAGCCGAAGAATGCCACGTCGCTATCTCCTATGCGATCGGTAAGGCCGACCCGGTCGCGTTCCACATCGACACCTTCGGCACCGGTCAGCACCCGGACTGGCTACTCACCGACGCCGCCCAGGCGATCTTCCCGCTGCGACCGGCCGCGATGATCGAACGCCTCGGCCTTAGAGCCCCCATCTACGCGAAGCTTTCCACCTACGGGCACATGGGACATGGC
- a CDS encoding P27 family phage terminase small subunit yields the protein MAASPSGLQLLKSAVCPPVAAYLPPLTGVDLEVAGPARGDVARSPRGWGRADLYSWVAPQRAGPTVRKTAESNGVLTPSRPPHQGTMPQEGGETMAKDGTNRGGRRVRAGAKPDPLNEKLTAGRPATRLTTPAELDVFDLDGTDIGDGALLAGEPMPEPGEYLSAEQRDGQPLGADLVYRETWSWLDERGCTEFVSKRLIEQYAQAFARYIQCEQAISKFGLLGKHPTTGAAIASPFVAMSQSFGKQANVYWYEIFDIVRATCTTDYSGTTPGDEVMEQLLKASS from the coding sequence GTGGCGGCAAGCCCCTCGGGTCTACAGCTACTAAAAAGCGCTGTGTGCCCGCCTGTCGCGGCCTACCTGCCGCCCCTCACCGGTGTCGACCTCGAGGTCGCTGGCCCGGCACGTGGCGACGTGGCGCGTTCGCCGAGGGGGTGGGGGCGAGCGGATCTCTACAGCTGGGTTGCTCCTCAGCGGGCGGGGCCAACCGTGCGCAAAACCGCCGAATCAAACGGGGTATTGACCCCTTCACGCCCTCCACACCAGGGCACGATGCCCCAGGAAGGAGGCGAGACCATGGCCAAAGACGGCACCAACAGGGGCGGACGCAGGGTCCGCGCTGGCGCGAAACCTGACCCGCTGAACGAGAAGCTCACCGCAGGTCGCCCCGCCACCCGGCTCACCACACCAGCCGAGCTGGATGTGTTCGACCTGGACGGCACCGACATCGGCGATGGTGCGCTGCTCGCAGGCGAGCCGATGCCAGAACCCGGCGAATATCTGTCGGCTGAGCAGCGTGACGGCCAACCGCTCGGCGCGGATTTGGTCTACCGGGAGACGTGGAGCTGGCTGGATGAACGTGGTTGCACCGAGTTCGTCTCCAAACGGCTCATTGAGCAGTACGCGCAGGCGTTCGCCCGCTACATCCAGTGTGAGCAGGCGATTTCCAAGTTCGGTCTGCTCGGCAAACACCCCACCACGGGAGCTGCGATCGCCAGCCCGTTCGTGGCCATGTCGCAGTCGTTCGGCAAGCAGGCCAACGTGTACTGGTACGAGATCTTCGACATCGTACGCGCCACCTGCACCACCGACTACTCCGGCACCACACCAGGCGATGAGGTCATGGAGCAGCTGCTCAAAGCCTCCTCCTAA
- a CDS encoding HNH endonuclease has translation MSLVPFKPKRPCSHPGCPELTETRFCPEHARAEDTRYRTYQRDPKINRRYDHRWRRIRAAYVEAHPLCEECLARGRYTPVAEVHHILPLDHGGTHDESNLRSLCKPCHSRQSALDGDRWRQAPRVYSY, from the coding sequence GTGAGTCTGGTGCCTTTCAAACCTAAACGCCCGTGCTCCCACCCCGGCTGCCCCGAGCTGACCGAGACGCGGTTCTGCCCCGAGCACGCTCGCGCTGAGGACACTCGCTACCGCACGTACCAGCGCGACCCGAAGATCAACCGACGCTACGACCACCGGTGGCGAAGAATTCGCGCGGCCTACGTCGAAGCCCACCCGTTGTGCGAGGAATGCCTGGCCCGTGGCCGGTACACGCCCGTGGCTGAGGTCCACCACATCCTCCCGCTCGACCACGGCGGCACCCACGACGAGTCGAACCTGCGCAGTCTGTGCAAGCCGTGCCACTCGCGCCAGTCCGCGCTCGATGGCGACCGGTGGCGGCAAGCCCCTCGGGTCTACAGCTACTAA
- a CDS encoding SNF2-related protein translates to MRYEPHDYQRQATAFVEDHPQAAILLGMGLGKTVITLTAIWNLLLDSFHARRVLIVAPLRVARDTWPAEATKWDHLAGLTIAVAVGSKAQRVDALAAEAMVTVINRENVPWLVRHLGNTWPFDMVVIDELSSFKNHRAQRFKALASVRPRLTRIVGLTGTPAANGLMDLWAQFRLLDEGQRLGRFITYYRNRWFVPDRRNGQQIFTYKPAPGAEGEIYEAISDITLSMRTTDYLRLPELTVTTTLVDLEPKERKAYERLRDEMVLDLDGQVIDAANAAALSGKLLQLASGAIYDEEGNTVVVHDRKLDALEDLVEAANGQPLLVAYWFKHDRQRITERLPQARELTTSADIEAWNEGGIPLALIHPASAGHGLNLQQGGNLLVWFSLTWSLELYQQTNARLYRQGQDQPVTITHLASADTLDEAVLAALESKNDIQSALIDAVTSELQPDKERA, encoded by the coding sequence ATGCGCTACGAGCCGCATGACTACCAACGACAGGCCACCGCCTTCGTTGAAGATCACCCGCAGGCCGCGATCCTGCTCGGGATGGGCCTGGGCAAGACAGTGATCACCTTGACGGCAATCTGGAATCTGCTGCTGGACTCCTTCCACGCCCGCCGCGTCCTCATCGTCGCACCCCTGCGAGTCGCCCGAGACACCTGGCCTGCCGAGGCCACCAAGTGGGACCACCTGGCAGGGCTCACCATCGCCGTCGCCGTGGGGTCGAAAGCCCAGCGGGTGGATGCGCTTGCCGCTGAGGCGATGGTGACGGTCATCAACCGCGAAAACGTGCCCTGGCTGGTGCGCCACCTCGGCAACACGTGGCCGTTCGACATGGTCGTCATCGACGAGCTGAGCTCGTTTAAGAACCATCGGGCGCAGCGCTTCAAAGCACTCGCCTCCGTGCGGCCACGTCTCACTCGGATCGTGGGGCTGACCGGCACGCCCGCAGCCAATGGGCTGATGGACTTGTGGGCTCAGTTCCGGCTCCTTGATGAGGGCCAGCGCCTGGGACGGTTCATCACCTACTACCGCAACCGCTGGTTCGTACCCGATCGGCGAAACGGCCAGCAGATCTTCACCTACAAGCCCGCACCCGGTGCTGAGGGCGAGATCTACGAGGCGATCAGCGACATCACCTTGTCGATGCGCACCACCGACTACCTGCGCCTGCCCGAGCTGACGGTCACCACGACGCTCGTCGACCTCGAACCGAAGGAGCGTAAAGCCTACGAGCGGTTGCGAGATGAGATGGTGCTCGACCTCGACGGGCAGGTCATCGATGCCGCGAACGCCGCAGCCCTCTCGGGCAAGCTGCTGCAGCTGGCCTCCGGTGCGATCTACGACGAAGAAGGCAACACCGTGGTGGTGCACGACCGCAAACTCGACGCGCTCGAAGACCTCGTGGAGGCCGCCAACGGCCAGCCGTTGCTCGTGGCCTACTGGTTCAAACACGACCGGCAGCGGATCACCGAACGCCTCCCGCAGGCCCGCGAGCTCACAACCAGCGCCGACATTGAAGCGTGGAACGAGGGTGGGATTCCGCTGGCGCTGATCCACCCGGCCTCCGCAGGGCACGGGCTCAACCTTCAGCAAGGCGGCAACCTCCTGGTCTGGTTCTCCCTGACCTGGTCCCTGGAGCTCTACCAGCAGACCAACGCGAGGCTTTACCGGCAGGGCCAAGACCAGCCGGTGACGATCACCCACCTGGCATCAGCCGACACCCTCGATGAGGCGGTACTGGCCGCGCTGGAGTCGAAGAACGATATTCAATCCGCGCTCATCGACGCGGTGACCTCCGAGCTACAACCTGATAAGGAGCGTGCCTAA
- a CDS encoding VRR-NUC domain-containing protein: MNEQAIEQHLKKAVEAIGGLCWKFTSPGTAGVPDRICIHRGRVIFVELKAPGRLPRPIQRRRIHQLTDHGVDAVVVDSLTGAQGVADALRAA, translated from the coding sequence ATGAACGAGCAAGCAATCGAACAACACTTGAAAAAAGCCGTTGAGGCGATCGGTGGCCTGTGCTGGAAATTCACCAGCCCAGGCACCGCAGGGGTTCCAGACCGCATCTGCATTCATCGCGGACGCGTCATCTTCGTCGAACTCAAAGCACCCGGACGCCTCCCACGCCCCATCCAACGCCGCCGCATCCACCAACTCACAGACCACGGCGTTGACGCGGTCGTCGTCGACAGCCTCACCGGAGCCCAGGGGGTGGCTGATGCGCTACGAGCCGCATGA
- a CDS encoding phage/plasmid primase, P4 family, which produces MKAMTMFTAQVAGQQNNAHYPNPHTVITAADLEAVARLDHVVAEYVGGRRSAGSFVTSNCLVMDVDNSHTEEQAEWVTPESLIKRLEGVALMTATSRNHQRAKGAQSARPRFHVYFPITPVADAEAYAGLKKQLASRFEFFDPNAIDAGRFIYGHNGPGISVVEGERTIDAWLADAVDEDVFAQWDDATQAIEEGSRNATLSRFAGRLLIRLGTSDEARDLFDRKAARCNPPLPEAEVESIWRSATRFAKTVENQPGYVPPEDFEASLDSVRPADYSDVGQAHALAKAYPDTLRYSEATDWLVYYDGVWYESAPAAQAVAQELTERQLAEAHKLLEDAKDQLAATGAAVLLASMSKAKAQAMFNAAQRKAFAAFEDAKTYAAYALKRRESRGITNCLKEARPMLLTTPEQLDADPYLLNTPSGTYDLRHGAASRRDHDPADLVTKQTSLDPGTDGAHLWQEALEVFFQGDAELISYVQRIVGLAAIGQVFVEALVIAYGDGRNGKSTFWNTIARVLGTYAGNMSADVLTIGGMRNVKPELAEAKGKRLIISAESEEGVRMSTSVVKQLASTDQIYAEKKYKAPFAFTPSHTLILYTNHLPRVGAMDAGIWRRLIVIPFEAKIEGTSDIKNYADYLYTQAGGAILAWIMEGARLIHAENYHLKAPARVVEASAAYREENNWFAQFLDANCDLDPGLSERAGDLYQAYRAWAMSTSGWARPMVDFNATVEHHGFVRKKMKSGIRVFGLQLKNEFDQQ; this is translated from the coding sequence ATGAAGGCGATGACGATGTTCACCGCGCAAGTGGCGGGCCAGCAGAACAACGCCCACTACCCGAACCCGCACACTGTGATCACGGCAGCCGACCTGGAGGCGGTCGCCAGGTTGGATCATGTGGTTGCCGAGTACGTGGGTGGCAGGCGGTCGGCTGGCAGTTTCGTGACCTCGAACTGCCTGGTCATGGACGTGGACAACTCCCACACCGAGGAGCAGGCCGAATGGGTCACCCCGGAATCGCTGATTAAGAGGCTGGAGGGTGTGGCGTTGATGACCGCCACCTCCCGCAACCACCAGCGGGCGAAAGGTGCCCAGTCGGCCAGACCCCGCTTCCACGTCTACTTCCCAATTACCCCCGTGGCTGATGCTGAGGCCTATGCGGGACTGAAGAAACAGCTTGCTTCCAGGTTTGAGTTCTTCGACCCCAACGCCATTGACGCAGGACGGTTCATCTACGGCCACAATGGTCCGGGTATCAGCGTGGTCGAGGGTGAACGCACCATCGACGCCTGGCTTGCCGATGCGGTCGATGAGGACGTGTTCGCCCAGTGGGATGACGCCACCCAGGCGATCGAGGAAGGCTCGCGTAATGCGACGTTGTCGAGGTTTGCTGGCAGGCTGCTGATTCGCCTCGGCACGAGCGATGAGGCGCGCGACTTGTTTGACCGCAAGGCCGCTCGCTGCAACCCGCCGTTGCCCGAGGCGGAGGTGGAGTCGATCTGGCGGTCGGCCACCCGGTTCGCCAAGACGGTCGAGAACCAGCCCGGGTATGTGCCACCAGAGGATTTTGAGGCGAGCCTGGATTCGGTACGCCCCGCCGATTACAGCGACGTCGGCCAAGCCCACGCGCTTGCCAAGGCCTATCCGGACACGCTGCGCTACTCGGAGGCCACGGATTGGCTCGTCTATTACGACGGTGTCTGGTACGAATCCGCACCCGCAGCCCAAGCCGTCGCCCAGGAGCTCACCGAACGACAACTGGCCGAGGCTCACAAGCTGCTCGAAGACGCCAAAGACCAGCTCGCCGCCACGGGGGCTGCCGTGTTGTTGGCGTCGATGTCGAAGGCGAAAGCCCAGGCCATGTTCAACGCCGCCCAACGAAAGGCGTTCGCCGCCTTCGAGGACGCGAAAACCTATGCGGCCTACGCACTCAAACGCCGCGAATCACGCGGGATCACCAACTGCCTGAAAGAAGCCCGCCCCATGCTGCTGACCACCCCTGAGCAGCTGGATGCCGACCCGTATCTGCTCAACACCCCATCAGGTACTTACGATCTGCGCCACGGAGCCGCATCGCGCCGCGACCATGACCCGGCGGATCTGGTGACTAAGCAGACCAGCCTCGACCCGGGCACCGACGGCGCGCACCTGTGGCAGGAAGCCCTCGAAGTTTTCTTTCAGGGCGATGCTGAGCTCATCTCCTACGTGCAGCGCATCGTCGGCTTGGCTGCGATCGGGCAGGTCTTCGTCGAGGCCCTCGTTATCGCCTATGGGGATGGTCGCAACGGCAAATCGACGTTCTGGAACACCATCGCCAGAGTCTTAGGCACGTATGCAGGCAACATGAGTGCTGATGTGCTCACGATCGGTGGGATGCGCAACGTCAAGCCTGAGCTGGCGGAGGCCAAAGGCAAACGCCTCATCATCTCCGCCGAGTCCGAAGAAGGCGTGCGCATGTCCACCTCCGTGGTCAAACAGCTGGCCTCCACCGACCAGATCTACGCGGAGAAGAAGTACAAGGCACCGTTTGCCTTCACCCCCTCGCACACCTTGATTCTCTACACGAACCATTTGCCCAGGGTGGGGGCGATGGATGCGGGCATCTGGCGCAGGCTCATCGTCATCCCCTTCGAGGCGAAGATCGAAGGCACATCCGACATCAAGAACTACGCCGACTACCTCTACACGCAGGCAGGCGGGGCGATCCTGGCCTGGATTATGGAGGGCGCGCGCCTCATCCACGCCGAGAACTACCACCTCAAGGCCCCGGCACGAGTTGTGGAGGCATCAGCGGCGTATCGGGAAGAGAACAACTGGTTCGCCCAGTTCCTTGACGCCAACTGCGACCTCGACCCTGGGCTGTCGGAACGGGCCGGGGATCTGTATCAGGCCTACCGGGCGTGGGCGATGTCGACCTCCGGGTGGGCGCGTCCCATGGTCGATTTCAACGCCACCGTCGAACACCACGGCTTTGTCCGCAAAAAGATGAAATCCGGGATCAGAGTTTTTGGCCTCCAACTGAAAAACGAGTTTGACCAGCAGTAA
- a CDS encoding DUF7768 domain-containing protein, with protein sequence MTTTALTADLGFSPHNTEGYPDPTSYKALKNLQRAEYGYRPLVYICSPYSGDTENNVELARALCAHAVSRRKIPLAPHLLFPQFMDDTDASERELAMFFNRILLSKCEAIWVYTARVSTGMRAEIEWAHHLELPITYFDADFGEVTL encoded by the coding sequence ATGACGACGACTGCTCTCACCGCCGACCTGGGTTTCTCGCCCCACAACACGGAGGGCTACCCAGACCCCACCTCATACAAGGCGCTGAAGAATCTCCAACGCGCCGAGTACGGCTACCGGCCCTTGGTCTACATCTGCTCCCCGTACTCCGGTGACACAGAGAACAACGTAGAGCTGGCTCGCGCGTTGTGTGCTCACGCGGTGTCACGTCGCAAGATTCCGCTCGCGCCGCACCTGTTGTTTCCGCAATTCATGGACGACACCGACGCGAGCGAGCGCGAGTTGGCGATGTTTTTCAACCGAATTCTTCTGAGTAAGTGCGAGGCGATCTGGGTCTACACGGCCCGTGTCTCGACCGGGATGCGCGCCGAGATCGAATGGGCCCACCACCTCGAACTGCCGATCACCTATTTCGACGCTGACTTTGGGGAGGTCACCCTATGA
- a CDS encoding phage antirepressor, translating to MATRDLQVFTNDAFGTIRTVEHEDKVYFCGRDVVTALGYTNTSKAIQDHCRGVPFRYPIVDALGRTQEARFITEGDLYRLIFSSKLPAAQDFEAWVVDEVLPTIRRHGVYAIDELLDNDEFLEHAIVQLRSERAKRLAAEQALLEAAPKVSYYDVVLQSDSLLTITEIAKDYGLSAKKLNLLLHDAGVQFKQSGRWFLYARFAEQGYTQSKTHEYDEGKTRTHMYWTQKGRLFVYDLLKNQFDLLPVIEQDGGAA from the coding sequence ATGGCTACGAGAGATCTTCAGGTATTCACCAATGATGCTTTTGGAACGATCCGAACGGTCGAGCATGAGGACAAGGTTTATTTCTGTGGCCGTGATGTGGTCACTGCGCTTGGATACACCAATACCAGCAAGGCGATTCAGGATCATTGCCGTGGGGTTCCGTTTCGTTACCCCATCGTCGATGCGCTCGGGCGCACTCAAGAAGCCCGGTTCATCACCGAAGGTGACCTGTACCGGCTCATCTTCTCCTCCAAGCTCCCCGCAGCCCAGGACTTCGAAGCCTGGGTTGTCGACGAGGTCCTGCCCACCATCCGCCGCCATGGCGTCTACGCCATCGACGAGCTCTTGGACAACGACGAGTTCCTCGAGCACGCCATCGTCCAGCTTCGCTCCGAGCGGGCCAAGCGGCTGGCAGCCGAGCAAGCCCTGCTTGAGGCCGCCCCGAAGGTCTCCTACTACGACGTCGTGCTCCAGTCGGACTCGCTACTGACCATCACCGAGATCGCCAAGGACTACGGCCTGTCAGCCAAGAAGCTGAACTTGCTGCTGCACGACGCCGGGGTCCAGTTCAAGCAGTCCGGCCGCTGGTTCCTCTACGCCCGCTTCGCCGAGCAGGGCTACACGCAGTCCAAGACCCACGAGTACGACGAAGGCAAGACCCGCACGCACATGTACTGGACCCAGAAGGGTCGGCTCTTCGTCTATGACCTGCTGAAAAACCAGTTCGACCTGCTGCCGGTCATCGAGCAGGACGGCGGTGCGGCATGA
- a CDS encoding DNA polymerase: MVSRPLPHCGADTVHELFVDLETFSPVNLTKSGVYPYAEHPDFDVLLFGYSIDGNPVKVVDVASSEQLPAEVVEALVDPGVTKWAFNAAFERVCLSAWLARHHPDLIAGRNFLDPAQWRCTMVWSAYLGLPMSLEQVATVLDLPVRKDSAGKKLITRFCTPARPSVLNQGEMRNLPASDPDGWEQFISYNRRDVEVELAIHDRLAGFPMPEAEWATYALDQNINDTGIRLDRVLVDHAVQCDRQHRATTLARAQELTGLENPNSPIQLKDWLTAHGTPLQSLTKDEVAAALDTATGEVREVLQLRGELAKSSVKKYETMQHVAGRDGRGRGFLQFYGAGRTGRFAGRLVQVQNLPRNYLPDLCEARDLVRTGEFEAVELLYDSVPDTLSQLIRTAFVPADGHRFVVADFSAIEARVIAWLAGEATTLQAFRDGKDLYCETASRMFGVPVDKHGANAELRQKGKIAVLACGYQGGVGALKAMGALRMGLAESELQPLVDAWRAANPNVVQLWADINAAAIEAISTRQPTGVGALTFTVESGIMFVRLPSGRRLAYVKPKLGENRFGGTAITHEGIATGRKWGQLETYGGKLTENIVQAVARDLLTFGMHQVDRAGYRIVMHVHDEIVVETATATVDEICELMATAPDWAAGLPLAADGYACDFYMKD, translated from the coding sequence GTGGTCTCCCGGCCCTTACCGCATTGTGGAGCCGATACCGTGCATGAGCTTTTCGTTGATCTTGAAACATTTTCGCCCGTCAACCTCACCAAATCTGGGGTCTACCCTTATGCCGAACACCCAGACTTCGACGTTCTCCTGTTTGGCTACTCGATCGACGGCAATCCCGTTAAGGTCGTTGATGTGGCCTCGAGTGAGCAGCTACCTGCCGAGGTTGTAGAGGCGCTGGTTGATCCGGGCGTGACGAAGTGGGCGTTCAATGCTGCCTTCGAGCGTGTGTGCTTATCTGCTTGGCTGGCCCGACACCACCCAGATCTCATCGCCGGTCGTAACTTTCTGGACCCAGCGCAGTGGCGCTGCACCATGGTGTGGTCGGCCTATCTCGGCCTGCCGATGAGCCTGGAGCAGGTTGCCACCGTCCTTGACCTGCCTGTTCGTAAAGACAGTGCGGGTAAAAAACTGATTACCCGTTTTTGTACTCCAGCTAGACCGAGCGTGTTGAATCAGGGCGAGATGCGTAATCTGCCTGCATCCGACCCGGACGGGTGGGAGCAGTTCATCTCCTACAACCGGCGCGACGTCGAGGTGGAGTTGGCCATCCACGATCGGCTCGCCGGTTTCCCGATGCCCGAGGCTGAATGGGCCACTTACGCCCTGGACCAGAACATCAACGACACCGGCATTCGGCTCGACCGGGTTCTCGTGGATCACGCGGTCCAGTGCGACCGGCAGCACCGCGCCACCACGCTGGCTCGGGCTCAAGAGCTCACGGGGCTGGAGAATCCGAACTCGCCGATCCAGCTCAAGGACTGGCTCACCGCTCACGGCACACCCCTGCAGTCATTGACGAAAGACGAAGTCGCCGCCGCACTCGATACGGCTACTGGTGAGGTGCGTGAAGTCCTCCAGTTGCGCGGTGAGCTCGCGAAGTCGTCGGTGAAAAAGTACGAGACGATGCAGCATGTGGCAGGTCGTGATGGGCGCGGGCGGGGTTTCCTCCAGTTCTACGGGGCTGGGCGCACCGGGCGTTTCGCTGGTCGCCTCGTCCAAGTCCAGAACCTGCCCCGCAACTACCTGCCAGACCTCTGTGAAGCCCGAGACCTCGTGCGGACCGGAGAATTTGAAGCCGTGGAGCTGCTCTACGATTCCGTGCCCGACACACTCTCGCAGTTGATCCGTACCGCTTTCGTCCCCGCCGACGGACACCGCTTCGTGGTGGCCGACTTCTCCGCGATCGAGGCGCGGGTCATCGCGTGGCTTGCAGGCGAGGCCACCACGCTTCAGGCCTTCCGTGACGGGAAAGATTTGTACTGCGAGACCGCGAGCCGCATGTTCGGTGTCCCCGTCGACAAACACGGAGCCAACGCCGAGCTGCGTCAGAAAGGAAAGATCGCGGTGCTCGCCTGTGGTTATCAAGGCGGCGTCGGTGCCCTGAAAGCCATGGGGGCGCTGCGGATGGGGCTCGCCGAGTCCGAGCTCCAGCCGCTGGTCGATGCGTGGCGGGCAGCCAACCCGAACGTCGTGCAGCTGTGGGCGGACATCAACGCCGCCGCCATCGAGGCCATCTCTACCCGCCAGCCGACCGGTGTTGGTGCGCTGACCTTCACCGTGGAGTCCGGGATCATGTTCGTCCGACTGCCCTCCGGACGCCGCTTAGCCTATGTGAAACCCAAGCTGGGTGAGAACAGGTTCGGTGGCACTGCTATCACCCACGAGGGCATCGCGACGGGGCGCAAGTGGGGCCAGCTGGAAACCTACGGTGGGAAGCTCACCGAGAACATCGTCCAAGCCGTCGCCCGAGATCTGCTCACGTTCGGCATGCACCAGGTCGATCGCGCTGGGTACAGGATCGTCATGCACGTCCATGACGAGATCGTGGTGGAGACCGCCACGGCCACCGTGGACGAGATCTGCGAGCTGATGGCCACCGCGCCCGACTGGGCTGCAGGGTTGCCGCTAGCGGCAGACGGGTACGCGTGCGATTTCTACATGAAGGACTGA
- a CDS encoding DUF2815 family protein: protein MSATTNPTRVVTGEVRLSYANIFEAKSIQGGKPKYSVSLIIPKSDTDTLNRIERAIDAAIDAGTAKFGGKRPNKVALKLPLRDGDIERDDEAYANAMFVNANSTTPPQVVGTDLQPILDATEVYSGCYARVSISFYAFNTNGNRGIACGLGNIQKLREGEPLGGNRISAEADFGGFAAASDDFLN, encoded by the coding sequence ATGTCTGCAACCACGAATCCTACCCGTGTGGTCACCGGCGAGGTTCGCCTGTCCTACGCCAACATTTTCGAGGCGAAGTCCATCCAGGGCGGCAAGCCCAAGTACTCCGTCTCCCTGATCATCCCCAAGAGTGACACCGACACACTGAACAGGATCGAGCGCGCTATTGACGCGGCAATCGATGCCGGGACGGCCAAGTTCGGTGGCAAGCGACCGAACAAGGTCGCCCTCAAGCTCCCGCTGCGTGACGGTGACATCGAGCGCGACGACGAAGCCTATGCGAACGCAATGTTCGTCAACGCCAACTCGACCACCCCGCCACAGGTCGTGGGTACTGACCTGCAGCCCATCCTGGACGCAACCGAGGTCTACTCGGGCTGCTACGCACGGGTGAGCATCAGCTTCTACGCGTTCAACACGAACGGCAACCGGGGTATCGCCTGCGGGCTGGGCAACATCCAGAAGCTGCGAGAAGGCGAACCGCTCGGCGGCAACCGCATCAGCGCCGAGGCCGACTTCGGAGGCTTCGCAGCCGCCTCGGACGACTTCCTCAACTAG